The following proteins are encoded in a genomic region of Desulfuribacillus stibiiarsenatis:
- a CDS encoding tautomerase family protein yields the protein MMLLFQIDAIHLCVVEAFEYPGDKRFHRFFPMKEDDFYFESDRSENYTIIEISIFEGRRKETKKNLLRLLFERIEKELHIAPKDIEITIIEIPASNWGIRGVTGDELALNYKVDV from the coding sequence ATGATGCTTTTATTTCAAATAGATGCAATTCATTTATGTGTAGTTGAGGCATTTGAATATCCTGGAGATAAAAGGTTTCATAGATTTTTTCCAATGAAAGAAGATGATTTTTATTTTGAATCGGATAGAAGTGAGAATTATACGATAATTGAAATAAGCATATTTGAAGGCAGAAGAAAGGAAACCAAGAAGAATTTATTGAGATTATTATTTGAGAGAATAGAAAAAGAACTACATATAGCCCCTAAAGATATTGAAATAACTATTATTGAAATTCCTGCAAGTAATTGGGGAATAAGAGGAGTTACAGGAGATGAATTAGCTTTAAATTATAAAGTAGATGTTTAA
- a CDS encoding DNA-directed RNA polymerase subunit alpha C-terminal domain-containing protein — translation MEYEDFLDKLSNPARNALEYEGINNFEKLASLRKKELLSIHGIGPKSLPIVIECLNNVGMKLRE, via the coding sequence ATGGAATATGAAGATTTTTTGGACAAGTTATCTAATCCAGCAAGAAATGCACTTGAATACGAGGGCATTAATAATTTTGAAAAATTAGCATCATTGAGAAAAAAAGAATTGCTTTCAATACATGGAATCGGCCCAAAATCTCTGCCGATAGTTATTGAATGTTTAAATAATGTAGGGATGAAATTGAGAGAATAA
- a CDS encoding NUDIX domain-containing protein, protein MKLLNKMVCPSLTNSEGVGFKRIAARAIVTKGSEILLMYTKCYNDYSFPGGGVDSHEDLHQGLKRELHEETGAMDIRIISEFGYIDETRPYYKPEYDYMHMLSYFYFCSISDGFGEAKLENYEISNGMSAVWIDINEAIAHNRQVIANKENSMGLSIQRETFVLEEVAKLIDQNAINQCVQYIS, encoded by the coding sequence ATGAAATTACTTAATAAAATGGTATGCCCTAGCTTAACTAATAGCGAAGGTGTCGGATTTAAACGTATTGCAGCAAGAGCCATCGTCACAAAGGGTTCGGAAATTCTGTTGATGTACACGAAGTGTTATAATGATTATAGCTTTCCGGGTGGTGGAGTTGATTCACATGAAGATCTTCACCAAGGTCTTAAGAGAGAACTACATGAAGAAACGGGCGCTATGGATATACGAATCATTTCAGAATTCGGTTACATTGATGAGACTCGCCCATATTATAAACCGGAATACGACTACATGCATATGCTATCTTATTTTTATTTTTGTAGTATAAGTGACGGTTTCGGAGAAGCTAAGTTAGAAAATTATGAAATATCCAATGGTATGAGTGCTGTTTGGATTGATATCAATGAAGCGATAGCTCATAACAGGCAGGTAATTGCTAATAAGGAAAATTCGATGGGGTTGTCTATTCAGCGCGAGACATTTGTTCTCGAGGAAGTTGCTAAATTAATCGATCAGAACGCTATTAATCAGTGCGTGCAATATATAAGCTAA
- a CDS encoding pyridoxamine 5'-phosphate oxidase family protein, translating to MNETVKFLSDNPVVYLATVDMNGYPRVRPFQFMFEKDSKVYFCTSNQKDVYAQIQNQPYVEFSSMSKDFSWIRLFGKAVFSNDLNIKKKIIESNDLVRSIYQTPDNPVFEVFYLEDAESTIADFSGKPPRTFRF from the coding sequence ATGAACGAAACAGTAAAATTTTTATCCGATAACCCTGTAGTATATTTAGCAACTGTTGATATGAACGGTTATCCACGGGTTCGTCCATTTCAATTTATGTTCGAGAAAGATAGTAAAGTTTATTTCTGCACATCCAATCAAAAAGATGTATATGCTCAAATTCAGAACCAGCCATATGTAGAGTTTTCTTCTATGTCTAAAGATTTCTCATGGATCAGGTTATTTGGTAAGGCGGTTTTTTCGAATGACTTGAACATAAAAAAGAAAATCATTGAAAGCAATGATTTAGTTCGCTCTATTTATCAGACACCTGATAATCCAGTATTTGAAGTATTCTACTTGGAAGATGCTGAGTCTACCATTGCTGATTTCTCTGGTAAACCACCTAGAACCTTCAGGTTCTAA
- a CDS encoding MarR family winged helix-turn-helix transcriptional regulator: protein MKTNNIISLISNARAVANTFLKQELKKHGLQELVPAHGSILFALINAEQMTMKDLASAIRRDKSTLTALVTKLEKLGYVLRFTSYDDHRVSFVKLTDKGRELKESFEAISKSLIETGLKDLSPTEKETIAIILTKIIQNYD, encoded by the coding sequence ATGAAAACAAATAATATAATCTCACTTATTTCAAATGCAAGGGCAGTAGCTAATACCTTCCTTAAACAAGAACTAAAAAAACATGGCTTACAAGAGCTTGTTCCTGCCCATGGAAGCATCCTTTTTGCTCTTATTAATGCTGAGCAAATGACCATGAAGGATTTAGCAAGCGCTATTCGAAGAGACAAGTCAACACTGACTGCTCTGGTAACCAAGCTTGAAAAACTCGGTTATGTTCTGCGTTTCACCTCTTACGATGATCATCGGGTAAGCTTCGTAAAACTTACAGATAAAGGTAGAGAGCTTAAGGAATCTTTTGAAGCAATTTCTAAAAGTCTAATCGAGACTGGTCTAAAGGATCTTTCCCCCACAGAAAAAGAAACGATAGCAATAATACTCACTAAGATAATTCAAAATTACGATTAA
- a CDS encoding winged helix-turn-helix transcriptional regulator produces MKIREEYTCPLELTHDITKGKWKPIILWQLRLGNTSLANLEKNIQGINQKMLIEQLKELLEFRIIGKKTFDGYPLKVEYYLTDRGKKVLEAITIMQNIGIELMKENGLENVLRIKGIID; encoded by the coding sequence TTGAAAATCAGAGAAGAATATACCTGCCCATTAGAACTGACACATGATATTACAAAAGGGAAATGGAAACCGATTATATTATGGCAGTTAAGACTTGGCAACACATCACTTGCAAATCTTGAAAAGAATATACAAGGAATTAATCAAAAAATGCTAATAGAACAATTAAAAGAACTTTTGGAGTTTAGAATTATAGGTAAAAAGACATTTGATGGCTATCCACTGAAGGTTGAATATTATTTAACAGATCGTGGGAAAAAGGTGCTTGAAGCGATTACAATTATGCAAAATATAGGAATCGAACTTATGAAGGAAAACGGATTGGAAAATGTGCTAAGAATAAAAGGAATTATTGATTAA
- a CDS encoding pyridoxamine 5'-phosphate oxidase family protein, translating into MKEVEKTIGNLIDKIGVSFIGSVDDEGFPNMKAMLPPRKREGIQHIYFTTNTSSMRVRQYKENSKATVYFCDKRFFRGVMLKGTMEVLEDNDSKEMIWRDGDTMYYPLGVTDPDYCVLKFTAYKGRYYSNFKSKNFDVIFKV; encoded by the coding sequence ATGAAAGAAGTAGAGAAAACAATAGGGAATTTAATTGACAAAATAGGAGTTTCTTTTATCGGGTCTGTAGATGATGAAGGATTTCCAAATATGAAAGCTATGTTACCGCCACGAAAAAGAGAGGGAATCCAGCATATTTATTTTACGACTAACACTTCGTCTATGAGAGTAAGACAATACAAAGAAAACTCAAAAGCAACGGTATACTTTTGTGATAAGCGTTTTTTCAGAGGTGTGATGTTAAAGGGGACTATGGAGGTGTTGGAAGATAACGATTCAAAGGAAATGATTTGGCGTGATGGTGACACAATGTATTATCCATTAGGTGTAACAGATCCAGACTATTGTGTTTTAAAATTCACAGCATACAAAGGACGGTATTATAGCAATTTTAAATCGAAAAATTTTGATGTGATATTTAAAGTATAG
- a CDS encoding pyridoxal-phosphate dependent enzyme, which produces MAGEEIMNNSTAKYPVSAELVESGNDFEESAKVVEKLSKEKNLYYIHAANEPHLINGVGTEFLEIINDLPNVDTV; this is translated from the coding sequence ATGGCGGGTGAGGAAATCATGAATAATTCAACAGCAAAATATCCTGTTTCTGCAGAATTAGTAGAAAGTGGTAACGACTTTGAAGAATCCGCAAAAGTGGTCGAAAAACTTAGTAAAGAAAAAAACTTATATTATATTCATGCAGCAAATGAACCGCATTTAATTAATGGTGTTGGAACAGAATTCTTAGAAATAATTAACGATTTACCAAATGTTGATACAGTTTAA
- a CDS encoding DUF4256 domain-containing protein, which yields MLIQFKRGDHIVNKELSLEQREELLGILKDRFEKNMSRHEGLEWSKVQAKLEVNIEKLWSLSEMERTGGEPDVVGLDKDTDESTFYDCSMESPKGRRSVCYDREALESRKEHKPENSAIEMAADMGIELLTEDQYRELQKLGNFDTKTSSWVKTPDNIRKLGGAIFCDRRYDTVFMYHNGAESYYAARGFRGALRV from the coding sequence ATGTTGATACAGTTTAAGAGGGGAGATCATATCGTGAATAAGGAATTATCATTAGAACAACGAGAAGAACTACTCGGAATATTGAAAGATCGTTTTGAGAAAAACATGAGCCGCCACGAAGGGCTTGAATGGTCTAAAGTACAGGCTAAGCTAGAAGTTAACATTGAAAAACTGTGGTCGCTTAGTGAAATGGAACGAACCGGCGGGGAACCAGATGTTGTAGGTCTTGATAAAGATACGGACGAATCCACATTTTATGACTGTTCAATGGAAAGTCCTAAAGGCCGCAGAAGTGTTTGTTATGACCGTGAAGCACTGGAGTCAAGGAAAGAACATAAACCAGAAAATAGTGCGATTGAAATGGCTGCTGACATGGGCATAGAGCTTTTAACGGAAGACCAATACCGCGAGCTACAGAAACTGGGAAATTTCGATACGAAAACATCGAGCTGGGTAAAGACACCTGATAACATTAGAAAACTAGGTGGGGCAATCTTTTGTGATCGTCGCTATGACACTGTCTTTATGTACCACAATGGGGCAGAATCCTACTATGCTGCCAGGGGTTTCCGTGGCGCGCTAAGGGTTTAA
- a CDS encoding MmcQ/YjbR family DNA-binding protein encodes MKYEWMDEYFLSKKGALKDFKEEWGATRYLIGGKMFGLQGTDNTNREVITVKCEPLFGQLLRDQHANIIPGYYMNKEHWNSVYLDGEVPDDVLKQMIDMSYGLILKSLSKKMQKEILEGSEVSSK; translated from the coding sequence ATGAAGTATGAATGGATGGATGAATATTTTCTTTCGAAGAAAGGGGCGCTCAAGGACTTTAAGGAAGAGTGGGGTGCAACCCGATATCTCATTGGTGGGAAAATGTTTGGATTACAAGGGACTGATAATACAAATCGAGAAGTCATTACGGTAAAATGTGAGCCATTATTCGGACAACTTTTAAGAGACCAACATGCAAATATAATACCAGGATACTATATGAATAAAGAACATTGGAACTCTGTATATCTAGACGGAGAAGTTCCAGATGATGTGCTGAAACAAATGATCGATATGTCATACGGACTGATTCTCAAGTCTTTAAGTAAGAAAATGCAAAAAGAGATACTAGAAGGTTCTGAGGTAAGCTCAAAATGA
- a CDS encoding GNAT family N-acetyltransferase has protein sequence MTDTYKIRKAEQTDIPCLVNLLGILFSIEHDFTVDRYKQQQGLERMLADPERCCIMVCERNHHVIGMCTAQFVISTAEGGLSSIIEDLVVEQEYRGSGVGKKLLNAVEDWSLKNGAKRIQLVADKNNTPALDFYKKNGWNATQLICLHKNY, from the coding sequence ATGACAGATACATATAAAATACGAAAAGCTGAGCAGACTGATATTCCTTGCTTAGTCAACCTACTCGGTATTCTATTTTCTATTGAACATGACTTTACTGTTGATCGATATAAGCAACAGCAAGGGCTTGAACGAATGCTAGCAGACCCAGAGCGTTGTTGTATTATGGTTTGTGAGCGCAATCATCATGTCATCGGAATGTGTACAGCCCAATTCGTTATATCTACTGCTGAGGGTGGGCTATCTTCCATTATTGAAGACCTCGTGGTAGAACAAGAGTATAGAGGAAGCGGTGTTGGGAAGAAACTGCTAAATGCTGTTGAAGATTGGTCCTTGAAAAATGGTGCAAAGAGGATTCAACTAGTAGCAGACAAGAACAATACCCCTGCTTTAGATTTTTATAAGAAAAATGGATGGAATGCAACGCAACTGATTTGTTTGCACAAAAATTATTGA
- a CDS encoding alanine/glycine:cation symporter family protein, translated as MLFLLVGTGIFLTIRLKGLQFRKLIYAHKLIFTKDKNSPGDISHFQALTTALAATIGTGNIAGVATAIFWGGPGAVFWMWMTGLVGMATKYAEAVLAVKYRVTDAKGEMSGGPMYYIEKGLGMKWLGILFAIFGAIAAFGIGNMVQSNSVAAAVERTFNIAPWVTGLILVAFTALVVLGGIKSIGKVTSYLVPIMAAIYVAGGLIVLFINFTAIPEALASIFKYAFTADAAIGGGIGAAIRYGVARGVFSNEAGLGSAPIAAAAAKTDYPGRQALVSMTQTFIDTIVVCSITALAILTTGVLGNGETGAALTTSAFSMALPGIGKYIVAIGIILFAYSTILGWCYYGEKCLEYLAGTKAVPFYRYIFVAAIFLGAVAELELVWNFSDVMNGLMALPNLIALLGLSGVVVAETNRFLNETRDERKKEVKAEVEA; from the coding sequence ATGCTGTTTCTACTTGTTGGTACTGGAATCTTTTTAACTATCCGTTTAAAAGGATTACAGTTTAGGAAGCTGATTTATGCACACAAGTTAATTTTCACAAAGGACAAGAACAGCCCTGGAGATATTTCTCATTTCCAAGCGCTCACTACTGCACTTGCTGCAACGATCGGTACTGGTAACATTGCCGGCGTAGCAACAGCGATTTTCTGGGGTGGACCTGGTGCCGTTTTCTGGATGTGGATGACTGGTCTTGTAGGTATGGCAACGAAATATGCAGAAGCAGTTCTTGCGGTGAAGTATCGTGTAACTGACGCAAAAGGTGAAATGTCAGGTGGTCCGATGTACTACATCGAAAAAGGACTTGGTATGAAGTGGTTAGGAATCTTATTCGCAATCTTCGGTGCTATTGCAGCATTCGGTATCGGGAATATGGTTCAATCGAATTCAGTAGCTGCTGCAGTGGAAAGAACATTTAATATCGCCCCTTGGGTTACAGGACTTATTTTAGTTGCATTTACTGCATTAGTAGTACTTGGTGGAATTAAGAGCATTGGAAAAGTAACATCATATTTAGTGCCAATTATGGCTGCTATCTATGTGGCAGGTGGACTTATTGTATTATTTATTAACTTTACTGCGATTCCTGAAGCTTTAGCTTCTATTTTCAAGTATGCTTTCACTGCGGATGCTGCGATTGGTGGTGGTATCGGTGCTGCCATTCGTTACGGAGTAGCTCGTGGGGTATTCTCGAATGAAGCTGGTCTAGGTAGTGCGCCGATCGCTGCTGCTGCCGCTAAAACCGATTACCCTGGAAGACAAGCACTTGTAAGTATGACGCAAACTTTCATTGATACAATCGTTGTATGTTCGATTACAGCGTTAGCAATCTTAACGACTGGAGTCCTTGGCAATGGTGAGACTGGTGCTGCACTAACAACTAGCGCATTCAGCATGGCGTTACCAGGAATCGGGAAATATATCGTTGCAATTGGTATCATCTTATTCGCTTACTCTACCATCTTAGGCTGGTGCTACTATGGTGAGAAGTGCTTAGAGTACTTGGCTGGTACAAAGGCTGTACCTTTCTACCGTTACATCTTCGTTGCAGCAATTTTCTTAGGCGCTGTGGCTGAACTTGAGCTTGTTTGGAATTTCTCTGATGTAATGAATGGTTTAATGGCGTTACCGAACTTAATTGCACTCCTTGGATTAAGTGGTGTGGTAGTTGCTGAAACCAACCGTTTCTTAAATGAGACAAGAGATGAACGTAAGAAAGAAGTAAAGGCTGAAGTTGAGGCGTAA
- a CDS encoding DUF1858 domain-containing protein, which yields MAEINAQMTISEVVQKFPESIEVFMSHGLGCVGCSAARYENIAQGAAVHGIDVDTLVADLNAAIKK from the coding sequence ATGGCTGAAATCAATGCACAGATGACTATTTCTGAAGTGGTTCAAAAGTTCCCTGAGTCTATTGAAGTGTTTATGAGTCATGGCTTAGGTTGCGTAGGTTGCTCTGCGGCTAGATACGAGAACATCGCTCAAGGCGCTGCTGTTCACGGTATCGACGTAGACACACTAGTAGCTGATCTTAACGCAGCAATTAAAAAGTAA
- a CDS encoding vitamin B12 dependent-methionine synthase activation domain-containing protein, with amino-acid sequence MIFSHVPITVNRSEVVRYLGFKKNKSESSDEINSLLDSMIQQSKYLITPQGIITTLAITDKDPEQWKMECDGGKYVIVGEKIYKHLETCEKLTLMTVTIGEAIDHEIDELFTKNEPTKALVLDAIGSDSVERVADYVNDYVIKEAKRKGYDTRFRFSPGYGGWSVEHQRDIITFLQTDQIGVRITEYCQLIPRKSVTALIGWFPKQEQTLLNEQQNTKQNIQQNTEQNKCKRCDSAECDFREK; translated from the coding sequence ATGATATTTTCCCATGTTCCGATTACAGTAAACCGTAGTGAAGTCGTGCGCTACCTCGGTTTTAAAAAAAATAAGTCTGAATCTTCTGATGAAATCAATTCCCTGCTTGATTCGATGATTCAGCAGTCCAAATATCTTATTACTCCACAGGGCATCATTACCACACTGGCAATCACTGATAAAGATCCGGAGCAATGGAAAATGGAATGTGATGGCGGGAAGTATGTAATTGTAGGGGAGAAGATTTATAAGCATCTAGAAACCTGCGAAAAGCTGACGCTCATGACGGTAACTATAGGTGAAGCGATCGACCATGAAATCGACGAGCTATTTACCAAGAATGAACCTACTAAGGCGTTGGTATTAGATGCGATTGGATCTGACTCTGTGGAGCGAGTAGCCGATTACGTGAACGACTACGTGATCAAAGAAGCGAAAAGAAAAGGCTACGATACGCGCTTTCGATTCAGTCCTGGGTATGGCGGTTGGTCGGTCGAGCATCAGAGAGACATAATAACCTTTTTACAAACAGATCAAATCGGCGTGAGGATTACCGAGTATTGTCAGCTCATTCCTAGAAAGTCTGTCACGGCACTGATTGGATGGTTCCCTAAACAGGAGCAAACACTACTTAACGAGCAGCAAAATACGAAACAGAACATTCAGCAAAACACAGAACAGAACAAATGCAAACGGTGCGATTCTGCAGAGTGTGACTTTAGAGAAAAGTAA
- a CDS encoding homocysteine S-methyltransferase family protein, producing the protein MEHWLTSFLKTNILIFDGAMGTQLQSRGFPVGGCPESWNLENPDVITEIHRKYFEAGSNVVTTNTFGGNRIKLEEYGLEDQLEEINMKAVQCAKNATFQENQWVAGSMGPTGKFVDPLGETTFDEMYEIFKEQAIALEKGGADLLIIETSGDIGEMRAAALAAIENTKIPVISSLTFNEDQRTFTGTDPRSAAIILERMGIAAIGANCSGGPKELLETCKIFAANTNLPIIIQPNAGLPKLVNGQTVFDATPQEMADYAVQIVAAGANIVGACCGSSPEHIAAIAKAVESAVPQARNHSFGLRIASRTKSTEIAAKLAPVAVGERINPTGRKPLSEEIRAGKMDLVRKEAMEQTEAGASVLDVNMGVPKIDQVEAMKIAVNRIQTLVDTPLMLDSTDPAVLEAGLKQYHGKALINSVNGEEKSLEEVLPLVKRFGASVVALALDDDGLPESKEKRIEIATKIVERAKGFGIPAKDIIVDCLVLTASAQPEAIGQTLQAITEVKAKLSVTTILGVSNVSFGLPKRPLINRTFFAMALGAGLDAGIINPLDANMMMTLKTSAVLANRDPHAANYIEWSQYFEDQTGEVKFAQRDNKKNADIEQIEDIFEQLKQTVITGDKENVVARLEKGINQGKTAMELLNQGLIPGIEEVGDKFGKGIFFLPQLMLAGETMTASFGFLEPELKKSGSKKIAKIILATVKGDIHDIGKNILSVLLANHGFDVIDLGKNIDTEDIIQRAIDENAEIIGLSALMTTTMTRMPELIEKVKERNIPVKVIVGGAVVTRSYANEIGADGYAKDAVEAVQLCKNLISNLQVN; encoded by the coding sequence TTGGAACATTGGTTAACGAGTTTTCTTAAGACAAATATCTTAATTTTTGATGGGGCAATGGGTACGCAGCTTCAAAGCAGAGGCTTTCCAGTGGGCGGTTGTCCCGAGAGCTGGAATTTAGAAAACCCGGATGTGATCACAGAAATCCATCGCAAATATTTCGAAGCGGGAAGTAACGTTGTTACGACCAATACATTCGGTGGGAATCGCATTAAGCTTGAGGAGTATGGCCTTGAGGACCAGCTTGAAGAGATTAACATGAAGGCTGTTCAATGTGCGAAGAATGCGACTTTCCAAGAGAATCAATGGGTAGCAGGCTCCATGGGCCCTACGGGTAAATTTGTTGACCCTCTTGGGGAAACAACCTTTGATGAAATGTACGAGATTTTCAAGGAGCAAGCCATCGCCTTAGAAAAGGGTGGCGCAGATTTATTAATTATAGAAACTTCTGGCGATATAGGGGAGATGCGTGCCGCTGCTCTAGCAGCTATAGAGAACACGAAGATTCCTGTCATTTCTTCTTTAACATTTAATGAAGACCAACGCACATTTACAGGAACTGATCCTCGAAGTGCTGCCATTATATTAGAACGTATGGGCATTGCCGCCATTGGGGCGAACTGCTCTGGCGGACCGAAAGAATTATTAGAGACTTGCAAAATCTTTGCAGCTAACACGAACCTTCCAATTATAATACAACCGAATGCTGGCCTTCCGAAGTTAGTCAATGGACAAACCGTCTTTGATGCAACGCCACAAGAAATGGCTGATTATGCGGTGCAAATCGTCGCGGCAGGTGCCAATATTGTTGGGGCATGTTGTGGGAGCTCACCTGAGCATATTGCAGCAATAGCAAAGGCTGTCGAAAGTGCAGTGCCACAAGCGAGAAATCATTCCTTTGGCTTACGCATAGCAAGTCGTACGAAATCTACAGAGATTGCTGCGAAATTAGCTCCAGTGGCAGTCGGAGAACGGATTAACCCAACGGGCCGAAAGCCTTTATCTGAAGAGATTCGCGCAGGGAAGATGGACTTAGTTCGGAAAGAAGCCATGGAACAAACGGAGGCAGGCGCTTCAGTACTGGACGTAAACATGGGTGTGCCGAAAATCGACCAAGTAGAGGCAATGAAAATTGCAGTCAATCGCATTCAAACGTTAGTCGATACACCATTGATGCTAGATAGTACAGATCCTGCCGTTCTTGAAGCGGGACTTAAGCAATATCACGGAAAAGCACTGATCAATTCTGTCAATGGCGAGGAAAAAAGTCTAGAAGAAGTACTACCGCTTGTGAAGCGTTTTGGAGCATCCGTCGTGGCCCTTGCACTAGACGATGATGGACTACCAGAATCAAAGGAAAAACGCATAGAAATCGCTACGAAGATTGTCGAGCGCGCTAAAGGGTTCGGGATTCCAGCGAAGGATATTATCGTTGACTGTTTAGTACTAACAGCAAGTGCCCAACCTGAAGCAATTGGACAAACCTTACAAGCAATCACAGAAGTAAAAGCAAAGCTTAGCGTAACCACCATCTTAGGCGTAAGTAACGTTTCTTTCGGATTACCGAAACGTCCTCTTATTAATAGAACATTCTTTGCTATGGCATTAGGGGCTGGCCTTGATGCGGGTATCATCAATCCATTAGATGCGAACATGATGATGACGTTGAAGACTAGTGCTGTTCTCGCAAATCGTGATCCACATGCAGCGAATTACATTGAATGGTCACAATACTTTGAAGACCAGACAGGCGAAGTGAAATTCGCCCAGAGAGATAATAAGAAAAACGCAGATATCGAGCAAATCGAAGATATCTTTGAGCAATTGAAACAAACCGTTATCACAGGCGACAAAGAAAACGTTGTGGCTAGACTTGAAAAAGGAATTAATCAAGGGAAAACAGCGATGGAATTACTGAATCAAGGTCTCATCCCAGGGATTGAAGAAGTTGGAGATAAGTTTGGTAAGGGGATTTTCTTCCTACCACAGCTTATGTTAGCAGGCGAAACAATGACTGCAAGCTTCGGATTCTTAGAGCCAGAACTGAAGAAATCAGGGTCGAAGAAAATAGCGAAGATTATTCTAGCAACTGTAAAGGGAGATATCCACGACATCGGGAAAAACATATTAAGTGTTTTACTCGCCAATCATGGCTTTGACGTCATTGATCTAGGTAAGAACATCGACACTGAAGATATTATCCAACGTGCCATCGATGAAAATGCAGAAATCATTGGTCTCAGCGCACTGATGACGACTACAATGACGAGAATGCCTGAGCTGATTGAAAAGGTGAAAGAGCGCAATATTCCTGTGAAGGTAATTGTCGGTGGTGCTGTGGTTACGAGAAGTTATGCCAATGAGATTGGTGCGGATGGATATGCGAAGGATGCAGTAGAAGCTGTACAATTATGTAAAAACTTAATTAGCAACCTACAAGTGAATTAA
- a CDS encoding methylenetetrahydrofolate reductase, with product MNTFSLRDKLRAGTFVVTVELEPPKGADPDPTLTKAKKLYGTVDAVNIADSPMATMRMSPIALSHILQKDVNMEAIFHLTCRDRNLLGLQSELLGAAALGVRNILTLTGDSPKQGDHPDASGIFDVNSVGLAKIAKTLNEGKDLSGKDLNKPSDFFIGAVANPGADDLDDEIRKVKEKIAAGVEFFQTQPVFDIETVLTFEKRLAEENITAKILYGILPLKSFKVATYLNDKVPGIRISREIMDRVEAGGQVAGVAIAKELYHELRKLSIAGVHIFPIGDLNMVHTILDIE from the coding sequence ATGAATACATTCAGTTTACGAGATAAGTTGAGAGCAGGAACCTTTGTAGTAACCGTAGAGTTAGAACCACCAAAGGGTGCAGATCCAGATCCAACATTAACGAAAGCTAAGAAGTTATACGGTACCGTTGATGCAGTCAATATTGCAGATAGCCCAATGGCTACGATGCGTATGAGTCCAATCGCTTTGTCGCATATTTTGCAAAAGGACGTAAATATGGAGGCGATATTCCATTTAACGTGCCGCGATCGAAACCTCCTTGGACTGCAATCTGAGTTATTAGGAGCGGCTGCTCTAGGGGTCCGCAATATTTTAACGCTCACAGGTGATTCACCGAAACAAGGGGATCATCCCGATGCGTCAGGGATTTTTGATGTCAATTCTGTCGGGCTTGCCAAGATTGCAAAGACCTTAAATGAAGGCAAAGACTTGTCTGGAAAAGACCTGAATAAACCATCAGATTTCTTTATCGGAGCAGTAGCCAATCCAGGTGCCGATGATCTCGATGATGAAATTCGCAAAGTCAAAGAGAAAATTGCTGCTGGTGTTGAATTCTTCCAAACTCAGCCAGTATTCGACATCGAAACAGTCCTGACATTCGAGAAACGCTTAGCAGAAGAGAACATCACGGCGAAGATTTTATACGGAATTTTGCCGTTAAAGAGCTTTAAAGTTGCGACTTACCTCAACGACAAGGTGCCAGGCATTCGTATTTCCCGAGAAATAATGGATCGTGTCGAAGCAGGGGGGCAAGTAGCAGGTGTTGCCATAGCGAAAGAGCTATACCACGAACTTAGAAAATTGTCGATTGCCGGCGTTCACATCTTCCCAATTGGCGACTTGAACATGGTTCATACAATCCTTGATATAGAATAA